Proteins from one Mycobacterium sp. SMC-2 genomic window:
- a CDS encoding HAD-IA family hydrolase — protein MTSTTSTDRPSPALTAQLVIFDLDGTLTDSAEGIVASFLHALDHVGVAVPDGDLVAQIVGPPMDDTFRTMLGEDAERAISAFRAEYGSRGWAMNTLFDGIEPLLADLSAAGVRLAVATSKLEPTARRILAHFGLDQNFEVIAGASPDGSRKTKVDVLAHALEQLHPLPERILMVGDRSHDVHGAAAHGIDTVVVGWGYGRDDFPDGFSGTGATHAATVDELRAVLGV, from the coding sequence GTGACAAGCACAACGTCCACCGATCGCCCGTCGCCCGCCCTGACGGCCCAGCTGGTGATCTTCGACCTCGACGGCACGCTCACCGACTCCGCGGAGGGGATCGTGGCCAGCTTCCTGCACGCGCTCGACCATGTCGGCGTCGCGGTGCCCGACGGCGACCTGGTGGCGCAGATCGTGGGCCCGCCGATGGACGACACCTTCCGCACCATGCTCGGCGAGGACGCCGAGCGGGCGATCAGCGCCTTCCGCGCCGAGTACGGCAGCCGCGGCTGGGCGATGAACACGCTGTTCGACGGCATCGAGCCGCTGCTGGCCGACCTGAGCGCCGCCGGTGTCCGGCTGGCCGTGGCCACCTCGAAGCTGGAGCCGACGGCGCGGCGCATCCTGGCCCATTTCGGGCTCGATCAGAATTTCGAGGTGATCGCCGGGGCGAGCCCCGACGGCTCGCGCAAGACCAAGGTGGACGTGCTGGCGCACGCGCTGGAGCAGCTGCACCCGCTGCCCGAGCGGATTCTGATGGTCGGCGACCGCAGCCACGACGTGCACGGCGCGGCCGCGCACGGCATCGACACCGTGGTGGTCGGTTGGGGCTACGGGCGGGACGACTTCCCCGACGGATTCAGCGGCACCGGCGCGACGCACGCCGCCACCGTCGACGAGCTGCGGGCGGTGCTCGGTGTCTGA
- the tpx gene encoding thiol peroxidase, with the protein MAQITLNGNPINTVGELPAIGSKAPDFNLIGSDLWVISTEQFRGKTLVLNIFPSVDIAVCATTVRTFNERAAGTGVPVVCVSKDLPFAFQRFCSAEGIDNVKTASAFRDSFGEDYGVTITDGPMAGLLARAVVVIGPDGNVAYTELVPELEQEPNYDTALAMLG; encoded by the coding sequence ATGGCACAGATAACCCTGAATGGAAACCCGATCAACACCGTCGGTGAGCTGCCTGCCATCGGATCAAAAGCCCCCGACTTCAACTTGATCGGCTCCGACCTGTGGGTGATCAGTACCGAGCAGTTTCGCGGCAAGACCCTGGTGCTGAACATTTTTCCGTCCGTCGATATCGCGGTTTGCGCGACGACCGTGCGGACCTTCAACGAGCGCGCCGCGGGGACCGGTGTGCCCGTGGTGTGCGTGTCAAAAGACCTGCCGTTCGCATTTCAACGCTTCTGCAGCGCCGAAGGCATCGACAACGTCAAGACAGCTTCGGCGTTCCGTGACAGCTTCGGCGAGGACTACGGCGTCACGATCACCGACGGTCCGATGGCGGGGCTCCTTGCCCGGGCGGTCGTGGTGATTGGCCCCGACGGCAATGTCGCATACACGGAATTGGTGCCGGAACTCGAGCAGGAGCCTAACTACGACACTGCGCTGGCCATGCTGGGCTGA
- a CDS encoding zinc ribbon domain-containing protein: protein MKAEVAQQRSLLELSKLDAELSRITHRASHLPEQQACERVQDELNAAGDRVGAIRIALEDIDIQVSRFESEIEAVRQREDRDRSLLQSGSVDAKQLSELQHELETLTRRQASLEDSLLEVMERREELQSQLDDAQGRAEALEAELAETRQALDAALAEISEARQAHSSRRDTLSAELDPALSALYERQRAGGGPGAGPLLGRRCGACRLEIDRGEMSRISAAAEDDVVRCPECGAILLRVKGFDQ, encoded by the coding sequence ATGAAGGCCGAAGTCGCTCAGCAGCGTTCGCTGCTCGAGCTGTCGAAGCTGGACGCCGAGCTGTCCCGCATCACGCACCGGGCCAGCCATCTGCCGGAACAACAGGCCTGCGAGCGGGTGCAGGACGAACTCAACGCCGCCGGCGACCGCGTGGGTGCGATTCGAATCGCGTTGGAGGACATCGATATTCAGGTTTCGCGCTTCGAGTCCGAAATCGAGGCGGTGCGGCAGCGCGAAGACCGCGACCGCTCGCTGCTGCAATCCGGCAGCGTCGACGCGAAGCAACTGTCGGAACTGCAGCACGAGCTGGAGACCCTGACACGCCGGCAGGCCAGCCTGGAAGATTCGCTGCTGGAGGTGATGGAGCGCCGCGAGGAGCTGCAGTCCCAGCTGGATGACGCGCAGGGCAGGGCCGAGGCGCTAGAGGCCGAATTGGCCGAAACCCGGCAGGCGCTGGACGCCGCACTCGCCGAAATCAGCGAAGCCCGCCAGGCGCACTCCTCGCGGCGCGACACGCTGAGCGCCGAATTGGACCCCGCGCTGTCGGCGCTGTACGAACGGCAGCGCGCCGGGGGAGGGCCGGGCGCTGGGCCGTTGCTGGGGCGCCGGTGTGGTGCCTGCCGCCTCGAGATCGACCGCGGCGAGATGTCGCGCATCTCGGCCGCGGCCGAAGACGACGTGGTGCGATGCCCGGAGTGTGGTGCGATCCTGTTGCGGGTCAAGGGGTTCGACCAATGA
- a CDS encoding cytochrome P450: MTQTEGFVDQTAKGLAEPQPMYKALRDSSPVFRSPEAVVLSRLSDIEMALKHTELFSSNMDAVNLGNVRPLIPLQIDPPEHAKYRRILDPLFTPREMARREPRVTELVNQMIDTFVDRGECDFHAEFAVPLPCTVFLQLLGLPLEDLDKFLEWKDGVIRPEGAKNYEQHGTAAASAAEQIYEYFERAIDDHIANPRDDVLSAMIAANLNEEGRPLSREELLDICFLFLIAGLDTVTDSLDCFFVYLARHPDHRRQLVEQPDVLPSAVEELLRWETPVPGVVRVAMEDVEVGGCPITKGERVTPLLGAANTDPAEFPEPELVDFCRNPNRHRAFGGGPHRCLGSHLARMELRVALREFHRRIPNYEIRPGFELAYTRALRSVESLPLTFPVP, translated from the coding sequence ATGACACAAACCGAAGGGTTCGTCGATCAGACGGCAAAGGGTCTCGCGGAGCCCCAGCCGATGTACAAAGCACTGCGCGATTCCAGCCCGGTGTTCCGGTCGCCCGAGGCGGTCGTTCTCAGCCGCCTCTCCGACATCGAGATGGCGCTCAAACACACCGAGCTGTTCTCCTCGAACATGGATGCGGTCAACCTCGGTAACGTGCGGCCGCTGATCCCGCTGCAGATAGACCCGCCCGAGCATGCCAAGTACCGCCGCATCCTCGATCCACTGTTTACGCCGCGGGAGATGGCCCGACGTGAACCGCGCGTCACCGAGCTGGTGAACCAGATGATCGACACCTTCGTCGATCGCGGGGAATGCGACTTCCACGCCGAGTTCGCGGTGCCCCTGCCCTGCACGGTCTTCCTGCAGCTGCTCGGCCTGCCCCTGGAGGATCTCGACAAGTTCCTCGAGTGGAAGGACGGCGTGATCCGCCCGGAGGGCGCCAAGAACTACGAACAGCACGGAACGGCCGCGGCGTCCGCGGCAGAACAGATCTACGAATACTTCGAGCGCGCCATCGACGACCACATCGCCAACCCGCGCGACGACGTGCTCTCGGCGATGATCGCTGCGAACCTCAACGAGGAGGGTCGGCCGCTGTCACGGGAAGAGCTGCTCGACATTTGCTTCCTGTTCCTCATCGCCGGGCTGGACACGGTCACCGACTCGCTGGACTGCTTCTTCGTCTACCTGGCCCGCCATCCCGACCACCGTCGCCAGTTGGTCGAGCAACCGGACGTGCTGCCCAGCGCGGTCGAGGAGCTGCTGCGCTGGGAGACACCCGTACCGGGTGTCGTTCGCGTGGCCATGGAGGACGTCGAGGTGGGCGGCTGCCCGATCACCAAAGGGGAACGGGTCACCCCGTTGCTCGGCGCGGCCAACACGGATCCGGCCGAGTTCCCGGAGCCCGAGCTGGTGGACTTCTGCCGCAACCCGAACCGGCACCGGGCGTTCGGCGGCGGGCCGCACCGCTGCCTTGGCTCTCACCTGGCCCGCATGGAGCTGCGGGTGGCGCTGCGTGAATTCCACCGGCGCATACCGAATTACGAGATCCGCCCCGGCTTCGAGCTCGCCTACACCCGCGCGCTGAGATCGGTCGAATCGCTGCCGCTGACCTTCCCGGTGCCTTAG
- a CDS encoding CYTH and CHAD domain-containing protein, whose amino-acid sequence MPAKAPQSSRHSEVERKFDVDEHTVSPSFEGIAAVARVDKSPTQTLDATYFDTPAHDLARNKITLRRRTGGSDAGWHLKLPAGPEVRTEVRVPLDASGPDTVPEELVDVVLAIVRDRPLQPVARITTQRESQVLYSADGAPLAEFSNDRVTAWSARGSDDADLEPTQQEWREWELELVETNETPDTGLLNRLGNRLLDAGAVPAGHASKLARVLGTTPPPNGEQPAEHPLQRAVAAQIRELLVWDRAVRADAFDSIHQMRVTTRKLRSLLRDYQESFGLPDDAWVLDELRELAGILGTARDAEVLAERYERELDALTPDLVRGPVHERLVGGAQRRYQTGLRRSLMAMRSQRYFRLLNALDAIAAQSPGSAPGEEHAPVTIDAAYKKVRKAAKAAAQVRREHPEGHHERDEAVHRIRKRAKRLRYTAAATGADNVSEQAKAIQSLLGDHQDSVVSREHLRHESEAAHAAGEDTFTYGLLYQQEADLAERCTQQLDDALRKLAKAVHKAQR is encoded by the coding sequence ATGCCTGCAAAAGCGCCGCAGAGCTCGCGCCATTCAGAGGTGGAGCGCAAGTTCGACGTCGACGAGCACACCGTCTCACCATCGTTCGAGGGCATTGCCGCGGTGGCGCGCGTCGACAAGTCGCCGACCCAGACACTGGACGCGACGTACTTCGACACCCCGGCACACGACCTCGCCCGCAACAAGATCACCCTGCGCCGCCGCACTGGTGGCTCCGACGCGGGATGGCACCTGAAACTGCCGGCCGGGCCCGAAGTCCGCACCGAAGTCCGGGTGCCGCTGGATGCGTCCGGCCCCGACACCGTGCCCGAGGAGTTGGTCGACGTCGTGCTGGCGATCGTCCGCGACCGCCCCCTGCAACCGGTCGCGCGCATCACCACCCAACGCGAAAGCCAGGTGCTGTATTCGGCCGACGGCGCGCCGTTGGCGGAGTTCAGCAATGACCGCGTCACCGCATGGTCGGCGCGCGGTTCCGATGACGCCGACCTGGAGCCCACGCAGCAGGAGTGGCGCGAGTGGGAACTGGAACTCGTCGAGACGAACGAGACCCCGGACACCGGCCTGTTGAACCGGCTGGGTAACCGGCTGCTGGACGCCGGCGCCGTGCCCGCCGGTCACGCCTCCAAACTGGCGCGGGTGCTCGGCACCACGCCGCCGCCCAACGGCGAACAGCCCGCCGAGCACCCGCTGCAGCGCGCGGTGGCCGCGCAGATTCGCGAGCTCTTGGTGTGGGATCGCGCCGTGCGGGCCGACGCCTTCGATTCCATTCACCAGATGCGGGTCACCACCCGCAAGCTGCGCAGCCTGCTGCGCGACTACCAGGAGTCGTTCGGGTTGCCCGACGATGCGTGGGTTCTCGACGAGCTGCGCGAGCTGGCCGGCATCCTCGGCACAGCGCGCGACGCCGAGGTGCTCGCCGAGCGTTACGAGCGTGAATTGGACGCGCTGACGCCGGATTTGGTGCGCGGGCCGGTGCACGAGCGGCTGGTCGGCGGCGCCCAGCGGCGCTACCAGACCGGGCTGCGCCGCTCGTTGATGGCCATGCGGTCGCAGCGCTACTTCCGGCTGCTCAACGCCCTCGATGCGATAGCCGCCCAGTCCCCCGGCAGCGCCCCGGGTGAAGAACACGCGCCGGTCACCATCGACGCCGCCTACAAGAAGGTCCGCAAGGCCGCCAAGGCCGCCGCCCAGGTCCGGCGGGAGCACCCGGAAGGCCACCACGAGCGCGACGAGGCGGTCCACCGGATCCGCAAGCGCGCCAAGCGACTTCGCTACACCGCCGCGGCCACCGGCGCGGACAACGTGTCCGAGCAGGCGAAGGCCATCCAGTCGCTGCTCGGCGACCACCAGGACAGCGTGGTCAGCCGCGAACACCTGCGCCACGAATCCGAAGCCGCCCACGCCGCCGGGGAGGACACCTTCACCTACGGCCTGCTGTACCAGCAGGAGGCCGACCTGGCCGAGCGGTGCACACAACAGCTCGACGACGCGTTGCGCAAACTCGCCAAGGCGGTGCACAAGGCCCAGCGCTAA
- a CDS encoding bifunctional RNase H/acid phosphatase: MRVVIEADGGSRGNPGPAGYGAVVWTEDHSTVLAESKQAIHRATNNVAEYRGLLAGLDEALRVGATEAAVFLDSKLLVEQMSGRWKVKHPDLIPLHTQARELAARFERIRYTWIPRDRNSYADRLANEAMDAAAAGDPAGESEQPAAEPAKTPAAPSPQAPGWTGARGTPTRLLLLRHGQTELSAQRRYSGRGNPALTEVGRRQADAAARYLAQRGGISAVFASPLQRAYDTAARAAKALELDVTVDDDLIETDFGAWEGLTFGEAAERDPELHGRWLRDTGTTPPGGESFDDVLDRVVKARERIIAAHPGTTVLVVSHVTPIKMLLRLALEAGPGILYRLHLDLASLSIAEFYSDGASSVRLVNQTGYL; the protein is encoded by the coding sequence ATGAGAGTCGTGATCGAGGCCGACGGCGGGTCGCGGGGCAACCCCGGCCCGGCCGGATACGGCGCCGTGGTGTGGACGGAGGACCACTCGACGGTGCTGGCGGAGAGCAAGCAGGCCATCCACCGGGCCACCAACAACGTGGCCGAATACCGGGGCCTGCTGGCCGGTTTGGACGAGGCCCTGCGGGTCGGCGCCACCGAGGCGGCGGTCTTCCTGGATTCCAAGCTGCTGGTGGAGCAGATGTCGGGGCGGTGGAAGGTCAAGCACCCCGACCTGATCCCACTGCACACCCAGGCCCGAGAGCTGGCGGCGCGGTTCGAGCGGATCCGCTACACGTGGATTCCGCGGGACCGCAACTCTTATGCCGATCGGTTGGCCAACGAGGCGATGGACGCCGCCGCCGCCGGCGACCCGGCGGGAGAATCTGAGCAGCCCGCGGCGGAGCCCGCGAAAACCCCTGCGGCGCCATCCCCGCAGGCACCCGGCTGGACCGGAGCGCGCGGCACACCGACCAGGCTGCTGTTGCTGCGACACGGCCAGACTGAGCTGTCGGCGCAGCGCCGCTATTCGGGCCGCGGCAACCCGGCGCTCACCGAAGTGGGTCGCCGGCAGGCCGACGCCGCGGCGCGCTATCTGGCACAACGCGGCGGGATTTCGGCGGTGTTCGCCTCGCCGCTGCAGCGGGCCTACGACACCGCGGCCAGGGCGGCCAAGGCGCTCGAGCTGGATGTGACCGTCGACGACGACTTGATCGAAACCGATTTCGGCGCCTGGGAGGGGCTGACCTTCGGTGAGGCCGCCGAGCGGGACCCGGAGCTGCACGGCCGCTGGCTTCGTGACACCGGCACCACCCCGCCGGGCGGGGAAAGCTTCGACGACGTGCTCGATCGGGTCGTGAAGGCCCGCGAACGAATCATCGCCGCGCACCCGGGCACGACGGTGCTGGTGGTGTCGCACGTGACGCCGATCAAGATGCTGTTGCGGCTGGCGCTGGAGGCCGGGCCCGGCATCCTGTACCGGCTGCACCTCGACCTGGCGTCGCTGAGCATCGCCGAGTTCTATTCCGACGGGGCGTCTTCCGTGCGCCTGGTGAACCAAACCGGTTACCTCTGA
- the cobC gene encoding Rv2231c family pyridoxal phosphate-dependent protein CobC: protein MASLNLSPPAARYHGDQAVAPGMLDFAVNVRHAQPPEWLVRRLAARLPDLARYPSAQDVRAAQDAVAERHARPHNEVLPLAGVAEGFALLSNLRPARAAIVAPSFTEPAAALTAGGVPLHHVVLEPPFGLDGVRIPDDADLVVVGNPTNPTSVLHTREQLLALRRPGRILVVDEAFADSIPGEPESLAGDSLPDVLVLRSLTKTWALAGLRVGYALGAPQVLARLTAQRAHWPVGTLQLTAIGACCGRQSVTEAAAGAARLAELRAEMVAGLTSVGAEVVDGRAPFVLFRLPDAVGVREALRDRGIAIRRCDTFVGLDKSYLRAAVRREWPLLVQAISEVRR from the coding sequence ATGGCGAGTCTGAACTTGAGCCCGCCTGCGGCGCGCTATCACGGTGACCAGGCCGTCGCACCCGGGATGCTGGATTTCGCCGTCAACGTCCGTCACGCGCAACCGCCCGAGTGGCTGGTGCGCCGGCTGGCCGCGCGGCTGCCGGACTTGGCGCGCTACCCGAGCGCCCAGGACGTGCGCGCGGCGCAGGACGCGGTGGCCGAGCGCCACGCCCGGCCACACAACGAGGTGCTGCCGCTGGCGGGGGTGGCGGAGGGGTTCGCGTTGTTGAGCAACCTGCGTCCGGCGCGGGCGGCGATCGTCGCGCCCTCGTTCACCGAGCCGGCCGCGGCGCTGACCGCGGGCGGGGTGCCGCTGCACCATGTGGTGCTCGAGCCGCCCTTCGGCCTGGACGGGGTGAGGATTCCCGACGACGCGGACTTGGTCGTGGTGGGCAACCCGACCAACCCGACCTCGGTGCTGCACACCCGCGAGCAGCTGCTGGCGTTGCGCCGGCCCGGCCGCATCCTGGTGGTCGACGAGGCCTTCGCCGATTCCATCCCGGGCGAACCGGAGTCGCTGGCCGGTGACTCGCTGCCGGATGTGCTGGTGCTGCGCAGCCTGACCAAGACGTGGGCGCTGGCGGGATTGCGGGTGGGCTATGCGCTGGGCGCACCGCAGGTGTTGGCCCGGTTGACCGCGCAGCGGGCCCACTGGCCGGTGGGGACGCTGCAGTTGACGGCGATCGGGGCGTGCTGCGGCCGGCAGTCCGTCACCGAGGCGGCGGCCGGTGCCGCACGGTTGGCGGAGTTGCGCGCCGAGATGGTGGCCGGCCTGACGTCGGTGGGCGCCGAGGTGGTCGACGGCCGGGCCCCGTTCGTGCTGTTCCGCCTGCCGGACGCCGTTGGGGTCCGAGAGGCCTTGCGAGACAGGGGGATCGCCATCCGTCGCTGTGACACGTTCGTCGGCTTGGACAAAAGCTACCTGCGGGCGGCGGTGCGCCGGGAGTGGCCGCTGCTGGTCCAGGCGATTTCGGAGGTACGGCGGTGA
- a CDS encoding ferredoxin gives MTRVLVDTERCTGHGRCYTLAPDVFDSDEVGHSVVLVCDVSGELEAQAVTAEQNCPEGAITLSR, from the coding sequence ATGACTCGCGTTCTCGTCGACACCGAACGGTGCACCGGGCACGGGCGCTGCTACACCCTGGCGCCCGACGTCTTCGATTCCGACGAGGTCGGCCACTCCGTCGTGCTCGTGTGCGACGTGTCCGGCGAACTCGAGGCGCAGGCCGTCACCGCCGAGCAGAACTGCCCCGAAGGCGCCATCACGCTGTCCCGTTGA
- a CDS encoding molybdopterin-dependent oxidoreductase gives MATAASNERMIAGVAAAAVALGIAQLVGIPFGARADARAAIGSAVVDLSPGPIKEWAIQTLGSLDKLFLAVAVLVAIAAIAAIAGTLETRRRPFGSAAITAAGALGCVAVLSRQGATAPDTIPTIAGTACGVATLRLLTRRFWPGGPEEHRGDRDEADTDRRRLVVLGLLGFGIASGVAGAVITRLVHSVAADRNNFTLPRPRASAPPIPADVQPKGVALPSFVTPSADFYRVDTALTVPQLSHGEWRLRIHGMVDREATYSFADLAGFDVVEKVATLTCVSNPVGGNLISTGIWTGYRVADLLGAAGVHPDADMVLSTSIDGFTAGTPVDALTDGRDALLAVALNGQPLPIEHGYPARLVVPGLYGYVSATKWVVDMELTRFDKAEAYWTRQGWAPRAPVKTESRIDVPKAGQQVPMGPVVFGGVAWAQNRGVRSVEVRIDGGAWQPAEQGASYSNETWRLWSFPWQAKSPGRHSITVRATDNTGSTQTADRAAPVPDGATGWHTVNFTVAG, from the coding sequence ATGGCCACCGCGGCGTCGAACGAGCGGATGATCGCCGGGGTCGCCGCCGCGGCCGTCGCGCTCGGGATAGCCCAGCTGGTGGGCATCCCGTTCGGTGCGCGGGCCGACGCGCGGGCGGCGATCGGCTCGGCGGTCGTGGACCTTTCGCCGGGCCCGATCAAAGAGTGGGCCATTCAGACCCTGGGATCGCTGGACAAACTCTTCCTAGCCGTGGCGGTGCTCGTGGCGATCGCTGCGATCGCCGCAATTGCCGGGACCTTAGAGACCCGGCGTCGCCCGTTCGGCAGCGCCGCGATCACCGCGGCGGGTGCGCTCGGATGCGTCGCGGTGTTGTCCCGGCAGGGCGCGACGGCACCCGACACGATCCCCACCATCGCCGGCACGGCCTGTGGGGTGGCGACCCTACGCTTGCTGACCCGTCGGTTCTGGCCGGGAGGCCCCGAAGAACACCGTGGCGATCGAGACGAAGCGGATACCGACAGGCGCAGGTTGGTGGTGCTCGGACTGCTCGGATTCGGGATCGCGAGTGGCGTGGCGGGTGCGGTCATCACGCGATTGGTGCATTCGGTGGCCGCGGACCGCAACAACTTCACGCTTCCCCGACCGCGCGCATCGGCGCCCCCGATACCGGCTGACGTGCAACCGAAAGGCGTTGCGCTCCCGAGCTTTGTCACTCCCAGCGCCGACTTCTACCGAGTGGACACCGCGCTCACCGTTCCCCAACTCAGCCACGGCGAGTGGCGGCTGCGCATCCACGGCATGGTGGACCGCGAAGCAACCTACAGCTTCGCCGACCTCGCCGGCTTTGACGTCGTCGAGAAGGTGGCGACGCTAACCTGCGTATCCAATCCCGTTGGCGGCAACCTTATTTCGACCGGGATCTGGACGGGCTACCGGGTGGCCGATCTGCTGGGGGCGGCCGGAGTGCACCCGGACGCCGACATGGTGCTTTCGACGTCGATCGACGGCTTCACCGCCGGCACGCCGGTGGATGCGCTCACCGACGGCCGCGACGCGCTCCTGGCGGTCGCGCTCAACGGTCAGCCCCTGCCGATCGAGCATGGCTATCCGGCCCGGCTGGTCGTACCCGGGCTCTATGGGTACGTGTCGGCCACCAAGTGGGTCGTCGATATGGAGCTGACCCGCTTCGACAAGGCGGAGGCGTACTGGACGCGGCAGGGCTGGGCACCGCGTGCACCGGTCAAGACCGAGTCGCGGATCGACGTGCCGAAAGCTGGTCAGCAGGTGCCGATGGGGCCGGTGGTGTTCGGCGGTGTCGCGTGGGCGCAGAACCGCGGCGTGCGGTCCGTGGAAGTTCGCATCGACGGCGGCGCATGGCAGCCCGCAGAACAGGGCGCGAGCTACTCCAACGAGACGTGGCGGCTGTGGAGTTTTCCCTGGCAGGCGAAAAGCCCTGGGAGGCACAGCATCACTGTGCGCGCCACCGACAACACCGGATCCACCCAGACCGCGGACAGGGCCGCTCCCGTTCCCGACGGCGCCACCGGCTGGCACACGGTGAACTTCACCGTGGCGGGGTGA
- a CDS encoding Nif3-like dinuclear metal center hexameric protein, which yields MSVRLADVIEVLDEAYPPRLAESWDSVGLVCGDPDDALESVTVAVDATPAVVDEVPDGGLLLAHHPLLLRGVDTVAASTPKGALVHRLIRTGRSLFTAHTNADSATPGVSDALAHALGLTVEAALEPRTAAPDLDKWVIYVPRENAEAVQAALFEAGAGHIGDYSHCSWSVSGIGQFLPHEGASPAVGSVGTVERVAEDRFEVIAPARIRAAVLAAMRAAHPYEEPAFDVYALLPVPGDVGLGRIGTLPRPEPLRDFVSRVDAALPRTSWGVRAAGDPDMPVSRVAVCGGAGDSLLTTAAGAGVQAYVTADLRHHPADEHRRASGVALVDVAHWASEFPWCEQAADLLRSRFGAELSVRVCSIRTDPWNMGRCGGQTGGEA from the coding sequence GTGAGCGTGCGGCTGGCCGACGTCATCGAGGTGCTGGACGAGGCCTACCCGCCGCGGCTGGCCGAATCGTGGGACTCGGTGGGCCTGGTGTGCGGTGACCCCGACGATGCGCTCGAGTCGGTGACCGTCGCGGTCGACGCGACCCCGGCGGTCGTCGACGAAGTTCCCGACGGCGGGCTGCTGCTGGCCCATCACCCGTTGCTGTTGCGCGGGGTGGACACGGTGGCGGCCAGCACGCCCAAGGGCGCGCTGGTGCACCGGTTGATCCGAACGGGGCGTTCGCTGTTCACGGCGCACACCAACGCCGACTCGGCCACGCCGGGCGTCTCTGATGCGCTGGCTCACGCCCTCGGCCTCACCGTCGAAGCGGCCCTGGAGCCGCGGACGGCCGCGCCCGACCTCGACAAGTGGGTCATCTACGTGCCGCGCGAGAACGCGGAAGCGGTGCAGGCGGCCCTGTTCGAGGCCGGCGCCGGGCACATCGGCGACTATTCGCACTGCAGCTGGAGCGTCAGCGGCATCGGGCAGTTCCTGCCGCACGAAGGGGCGTCGCCCGCGGTGGGCAGCGTCGGCACCGTCGAGCGGGTGGCCGAAGACCGGTTCGAGGTCATCGCGCCCGCCCGGATCCGGGCCGCCGTGCTGGCGGCGATGCGCGCCGCCCATCCATACGAGGAGCCCGCGTTCGACGTCTACGCGTTGCTGCCGGTGCCCGGCGACGTCGGCTTGGGCCGCATCGGCACCTTGCCCCGGCCCGAACCGCTGCGCGACTTCGTGTCCCGCGTCGACGCCGCCCTGCCGCGGACGTCGTGGGGCGTCCGCGCGGCCGGCGACCCCGACATGCCGGTGTCCCGGGTCGCCGTCTGCGGCGGCGCCGGTGACTCGCTGCTGACAACCGCGGCCGGCGCGGGAGTGCAGGCCTACGTCACGGCCGACCTGCGGCACCATCCGGCCGACGAGCATCGCCGGGCCTCCGGTGTGGCGCTGGTGGACGTCGCGCACTGGGCGAGTGAATTCCCGTGGTGCGAGCAGGCCGCCGACCTGCTGCGGTCCCGTTTCGGTGCGGAGCTGTCGGTGCGGGTATGCAGCATTCGCACCGACCCATGGAATATGGGGCGGTGCGGCGGACAGACCGGGGGTGAGGCGTAA
- a CDS encoding 2OG-Fe(II) oxygenase has product MSRWKRRVDSGDWDAIAAAVDEYGGALLPRLVTSSEAARLRRLYDDDSLFRSTVDMAPRRYGAGQYRYFHAPYPDPIEELKQGLYPRLLPIARDWWGKLRRDAPWPDSLDDWLATCHATGQTRSTALMLRYGPGDWNALHRDLYGDLVFPLQVVINLSEPGTDYTGGEFLLVEQRPRAQSRGTSTQLPQGHGFVFTTRERPIASSRGWSAAPVRHGVSVVRSGERYALGLIFHDAA; this is encoded by the coding sequence ATGTCCCGGTGGAAGAGGCGGGTCGACTCCGGCGACTGGGACGCGATCGCCGCCGCGGTCGACGAGTACGGCGGGGCACTGCTGCCGCGGCTGGTCACCAGCAGCGAGGCCGCGCGGCTCCGCAGGCTCTACGACGACGACAGCCTGTTCCGCTCGACCGTCGACATGGCGCCCAGGCGGTACGGCGCCGGGCAGTATCGCTACTTCCACGCGCCCTATCCCGACCCGATCGAAGAACTCAAACAGGGGCTGTATCCGCGGCTGTTGCCGATAGCCCGGGACTGGTGGGGCAAGCTACGCCGCGATGCGCCCTGGCCGGACAGCCTCGACGATTGGCTGGCAACCTGCCACGCGACCGGCCAAACCAGGTCCACCGCGCTGATGCTCAGGTACGGCCCGGGCGACTGGAACGCCTTGCATCGAGACCTCTACGGCGACTTGGTCTTTCCGCTACAGGTGGTGATCAACCTGAGCGAACCCGGCACCGACTACACCGGCGGCGAGTTTCTCCTCGTCGAACAGCGGCCACGCGCGCAATCCCGCGGCACTTCAACGCAGTTGCCGCAGGGGCACGGGTTTGTGTTCACCACGCGGGAGCGGCCGATCGCTTCTAGCCGGGGCTGGTCCGCGGCGCCGGTACGCCACGGCGTCTCGGTCGTGCGGTCCGGCGAACGCTATGCCCTGGGGCTGATCTTTCACGATGCGGCCTGA